One Ostrea edulis chromosome 2, xbOstEdul1.1, whole genome shotgun sequence genomic region harbors:
- the LOC130051527 gene encoding uncharacterized protein LOC130051527 has protein sequence MEEMKRKLIYETKSNCFPKDKREAFCNTLGSSSEEDIPLGKYATREGWKEGQRIIEFGTLVEALESCRQCRLGPLSLSASNIVGELQKGLGGYLYVKCLNPECGEVNTIPYGQTHREKAGKAGMPCFVINTKLGTGMIDSIGGPVRLNNFLATLNIKPVNCRSLKVMERRAGVHVEAVAQQSTRQAALK, from the exons ATGGAAGAAATGaagagaaaattaatttatGAAACCAAAAGCAACTGCTTTCCGAAGGATAAGAGAGAGGCTTTCTGTAACACACTGGGGTCGTCAAGTGAAGAGGACATTCCT CTGGGTAAATATGCGACGAGAGAGGGCTGGAAGGAAGGACAGCGGATTATTGAATTCGGAACGTTAGTTGAGGCTCTAGAATCATGTAGACAGTGCAGATTGGGCCCGCTGTCATTATCTGCGTCCAATATTGTTGGGGAGTTGCAAAAAGGCTTAGGGGGATACCTGTACGTGAAGTGTTTGAACCCAGAATGCGGTGAGGTCAACACAATTCCGTACGGCCAGACACACCGAGAGAAGGCAGGAAAAGCGGGGATGCCGTGTTTCGTTATCAACACTAAGCTTGGTACAG GAATGATAGACTCCATCGGTGGCCCAGTCAGGCTAAACAATTTTCTAGCTACTTTGAACATCAAGCCTGTGAACTGTAGAAGTTTGAAAGTCATGGAAAGAAGAGCGGGAGTACATGTTGAGGCTGTAGCTCAACAGTCAACTAGACAGGCAGCTTTAAAGTGA